aaattctttgaatagcaatttttataaatatttgttataaatataaattgcttgtttattcaatttatacataaaatatattataattttctttgtagCACGTTTCAATATCACTACTCACTTATATATAAGTAGTGTGGTAAGCCAGTGCATTAATATACGCAATATCTTCTACCTTAatcaattaaaagattaaggtGAACAATGAAAATTgcgtataaaatgtataataaagttaACTGACTACAAACCTGCGCATGTTGGGCATAACACGTCTTTCTTGTACTCAGCTGATCCTTATTCGTAAAACCAATGCAAAACACTCTGAGCAAATAACCATCTGTAGTTTTCACATCGACATTAGCTTCGATGAGTGTTTGCCACTTTTTCACCATAGAACGAAGTTTATCTGTTGTTAAATCCATTCCATGGAAGTTGGTCAATACATTTCGGCCTTGGACATCTTCGGCAATCAGTCTAAATTTCCGGAACGATCTCTCTGCATCCTGATCGCTTTGCAAGTCAGCCAGAGACACCTCAAACACTCTGAACTTTAATCCCTCAGAAGCGATCTCTGccaaataaatactattttataatatttatatatatttatatatcgataagcaaaagagaaaaataactaattagaaattagtaaaaagcAATCAGCTATTACACGTATTAGATGaaagtttaaagaaaaagattctCACTTGTTCCTTGAGTCCTATTGACCAGAGTTTTCCCAACCTGCCGATTGGCAAACATAGACGGTGCTTTAACATCGTACCAGTCTTTGCGAGTGAAGGGATCGAcactgaaataataataattaaataagaaagcatgcacatataataatatatgcacGACGGCAAAATGAAAGTTAGGTTAAACCCGCGTGATCAAGTATTGCATGCGCCAGCTGACACGTATTGAACGCATCTCGCTAATATTTaggaaacatttaaaatacaattaataatcatattactacgattatattacaattgaCAAAAATGATACATTctaatacaaattattgacAGTACATGCCACTCGCGTTGATCTGCATATATCCAACATAACCAAAGACATCACGCGAAACGATAAGTcggtgaaaaatttttcacgaatgagaaaaaattagcTGTGCTTAAAATGCAATATGTTTCACTTACATCTTCTTCTTCACTCCCTTTTTGCCTCCTTTCGAAAGTCCTTTATTCTTGCCTACCGCCATGATACCGCGTTGCAGGTGAAAAGAAACAGTTCCACAGCGGAAGTTGCTAACCGACTTGCGAGTCGTCGAAAACGGAAGTTACTGCTCGAATGAAAAGAACAACACTGAAATGTGAAGGTTTATTGTCTAGTGTCTTGTAACTTTTAGCCAATGACTGAACACTAGataaaatgagataatagGCCTTACAAACCTGTTATCTCTCTCAATGGTAAATCATCAATTTCCGGTTTCACGTTCTTTGCTTTAAAAGAACTCTAGTGAATGTTAgtctatttatatatgagTTGGACCTAACCTTGCGCTAATTTGTCATCTACATGGAAAGAACCGTTCGTGCAATAATAATTCACAGTGCAGTATTTATAGATAATACGCCCTGGATAATGTCTTTATCGCGGCGCGAAATGTCACCATCGTCCCGTACATAAGAATTTTCACGAACGCAGCTCGTCGCGCCATTTCACGTGAGCGCACGATGAAGTGTCATTCTGTGAAAAATATTCGTGTgccataaaataatatctctatCCACCGAATGATTACATTTAGATTGCTGCTTCCTGCGGTGTGTATTCTAGCATTTTGCTTATATCTTATCGCATTTCGGTCATTTTTATGTCGTTTTGCTTGTTGACTCAAAGTAAAGTATATAAGTAAACACTTGAAGTGACGTGACTTGTACACGTCGTTTACTAACtttaaatttgctaaatttgcATATCACTAAGCGCTAATCTAAAACTGACAATGATAGAAACTcgatttgattatattatagGTGAGAAGTGAGtgatatttaagaataatttatatgtgtataccTACTTAAAACAATGATGGAGTTGAGCCATAGTCTTACCCTCAATGAGGATGCGCTTAATCAAATACCGGAGGCGAAACGACCGGTCTTTATTTTCGAATGGTTGCGTTTCCTGGACAAAGTTTTGGTTGCTGCACAAAaggtattaatttaaaagtttgacatttataattctaaaGTTTAGGATTAGATAGAAAGGAATTTATAGgtatatatgtttattctaaatattttatcgtgaTAAATGTTTCTTATAGAATGATATTAAGGGATGTCAGCAAAAGTTAGTTGAGCAGTTGACCAGACATATGCAGGGTGCTCCTGGTCCACCCACGCGGCGTCTTATAGCGAGATGTCTCGCTACTTTATTCAGTGTTGGTGATACATTCTTGCTCTTCGACACTGTCAACAAATGCAATGATATCTTGAGGAATAAAGATGATTCACCAAGCTTTTTACCCACAAAATTGTAAgtgtgaatttattttattaataattaatattttacattgaaataactttttttttagatatttaatactttttactaAAGATAGTAAACACAGCTTCCATGCACATTTCTGTTTGCACATCTCAAAACATGTTAAAATACAGTTCGCGATtctctagaaaataaaattgcagtgCATATCTTCAATCTCTTTGAATTCCAATTTAGATATGCAACTGCCAACGCGCCGAGTTAATATCCTACAATagaataattctataatacaTGTACATATGTTTGTAGAGCTGCTATTTGCTGTGTGGGATGTATGTATGAGAAGTTGGGAAGAATGATGGGCAGGTCATATGAGGAGACTGTGCAGATTCTAATCAAGTCTTTACGCTCTGCTGAGTCACAAACACGGATAGAAATCATGCACACATTGGAAAAAGTAATGAATAACTTTATTGACAATTTCTAATGAACTGTTCTGATATAATATATCCATAATATaactttgtattataattaggTATGCGCTGGCATGGGATCAGCAATAACTAATGTACACAAGGAGATATACAAAGTTTCCAGGCATTATTTAACAGACAGAGTAATGGCGGTGAGATGTGCCGCCGCCAAGGtactgaaatttataaaacacgaattactttcctttcttttataattacaataatttgtttttgcagTGCTTGTTGGAAATGTTAAATCACGCTCCGTTCTTATATACTACTGAAATTGAAAGCGTTGCGACATTGTGCTTCCGAGCATTTGAGGGCTCAAATTACGAAGTAAGATGCTCTGTCGCTAAACTACTGGGCACTTTAGTAGCAATGACGCAGCTTCCGTCTCCCAAAATTAAGAATCTTATAGGTATGTAAGggagatataataaaactgtataaaaaatatttattgtattaatatgtgTTGCCTGTTTTTCTTTACAGTCTCGCACAACAAAGGTGTTAAACAAACATCGCTCGAGGAGGTGTTAAATATTCTCATGTCTGGATTTTTGAGAGGCGGCGTCGGGTTTCTGAAAGGAACGGGTGAGATAATAAAAGGAAGCTCCAGCGTGAATAGAGAAGTGCGAGTTGGTGTGACACACGTAAGCATTATATACAAGCAtacatatttagatattttttttcggaataaaaatggatatttgatttttaccAATATTTGCAGGCGTACGTGGTGTTCGTTCAAATGTTGGGCGGCACGTGGCTGGAACGCAATGTCGGCACATTAATCGCGCATGTTTTAGACCTGGTCACGAATCCAAAAGCCGCCAGCTCGCACGTCGAAGCGGTGTACTCGCGCAAATGCGTGAACTTTATATTGCGCGGCACCGTCGGCAAACTGCTAGGCGAAGGCGCTCAGGCCGCCGCTTGCAAGGAGATAGCGCATATTATTCTGAAGCAGATGAATTCCATCGGTAATAATCAGTTTTACGTATTGATGTAGCCTCGTGatatcacaattttaatgtaatcttATAGATTTCAGCCCGGAAAACGCCAAGGATTGCAATCAGGAGACGTTGTTCAGTCAACATTTATTGGTGTGCGCTTTGCAAGAAATGGGCAGTTTAATTCTGGGTTTGGGCACCACGGCCACAAATTTGTTATCCGATCAATCTCTGAGTATGTATTCGCAAACTTTCGTTTTTTTGATGGGGaaatgatttttgtaatataattatttattgcttcgCAGGTTTAATCGACACCATAATGGCCGTCTTGGTGCATCCATGTCAAGCGGCTAGACTGGCGGCTTCCTGGTGTTTACGATGCATCTGCGTGGCAGTACCGAGTCAGATAACGCCGTTGATCGACCGCTGCGTCGATGGAATCGAAAACATGCGCAGCTCACCGGAAGCTATAGCCGGTTATAGCAGCGCTCTTGCCGCGGTACTAGGAAGCGTTCGTCTGTCACCTTTGGGAGTTCCTCACACTAAGGGAAAGGTACGTGTCTACTTAATGAAGCAATCAACAAGCttggaatttaataattaaaaacatttatctatgaaaatattttaaatgctacacgttttgttgaatttttcttaaaatttgcagttaaaattttttagaattaagtttatgtattatttttattcaaatccattatttttttcagataattttcaatactGCGGAAGAACTTTTAAGAAGCGCAAGTCAAAACAGTCGATTGTCTTTAAATCGCACGCACGCAGGATGGCTCTTGATAGGAGCGATAATGACTTTAggtataaatatcttatattaaaCAACATACGCgagttgtatatatatatatattttttttttaatacaggCACAGCAGTGGTGAAGGGCTTGTTGCCGAGAATGTTACTTTTGTGGAGAAACTCCTTCCCGCGTTCGACCAAGGAACTCGAAAGCGAGAAGGCGCGCGGCGATGCTTTCACATGGCAAGTGACTCTGGAAGGACGTGCCGGTGCGCTGTCGGCTATGTACAGCTTCTTGTTACACTGTCCGGAGCTTCTGAACGACGATATTACGCGGCGACTGCTTACGCCGGTCGAATCCGCTCTGGCAATGCTGACAAGGTATGAATATTAATaccatttaaataatcaagaaaatatttaagagtACAAGAATTCTTTAGCATCGAGTATTGTATGTTTTCTAGTTTGTCACccgttttgaaaaattacggCCAACAGTTGAAGGCTCCCGCGGCTATGGTGCGTTTGCGCTTGTATGAAACGTTATTGCTATTGCCACCGCAAACTTTCGAAGGTAAATTTCATGCACtgtaaatgttaatttaaaattagtttgtATTTGTACTCTTTGCTTTCTATTTATCTGCGTCATCGTGTAGGTTCTTACACGTATCTTCTAAGAATGCTGGTGTCGGAGTTCACGCTGACAGATAATCCTGGAAACACGACTACTTCCTTGTTGCGCGTAGTTTGCCACGCAAACGATTCTGTGATCCTCGGTACTTGGCTGCAGGAGACTGATCATCGCACAATAGAAGATCAAGTAAGTATAtttcagtataatttttattcccatAAGTAGCCTAATATCATTGTGTCTGATGCTTTGCTGAGTGTAAGTTGTGCTCTTCTAACATCTACTAACAAAAAAGTTAagattttcttgttttatatctgtgtaattaacatttcatttattaactgacatattttatatcttcgaTCTTGCTAATCTCAAATATGAAGAATAGCACACTCTTGTAAGCTTTTGtagaatgtaatttttgtaaaatattatcgttCGTGTTTAGATGGAACCGAACAGAAGGGCAGATTTGGAACATGTGAGTAAAACATGTGTTCTGCAAAGTATGCCTTTCATGTttctgttataataataatttgttgtcactatttatgtttatgttttaGATATAAAGATCActgattttgtaaataaatcatattttatattattatattttactgattattgattatttatataataggaatattatattttgaatattgtgTACTTAATATACTTATTTCATTATGTTTTATTCCTGCCAATTAAAACACAGTCTGcgtatcttatttattttagttttttaggaatacatatttatataatatttgtctgtcttaattatttcacatatgcagccttatttttctattatataacctaaaaaaattacttttatgatCTATGTCCTTTCTTCTAGCTCCAACCAAACAGTGCTGCAGGATCCGGAGCATTGGAACATAATACATGCTGTCTTTACAGACCAATATCAAatgtaagtttttaaataattaaaattttccataatatttcacatattttacttaaatctTCTGTCAttcttctatttattttttattattatgattcaTAAATACagagaaaattgtaatttgaacttacgaaatataattacttacagATCGAGATAATTCCTGGTCCTTTGCCGTTGGGCGTAGCGGTGATCGACTTATCAGTCATGTTATTTGGTCAAATATTCCCGCGTGTAGCGAATAAGCACAGATTGCAGATGCTGGATCATTTCAGTGAATGCATAAAACACACCAAGTCCGGTAGACAAGAGGCGATACAGATGAATGTATTCACGGCTGTGTTAAGCGGTTTAAAGGGACTCAACGAGGCGAAAATGGGCTTCGGGCAAGAAGACGTCAAGAAGTCCGCCACTAATCTTATCATCGTAAGCATTGTTGTTACAAGAATCGAATAAgagtttgttttattatcCGTGCGAAATTATAATGAGAAATAACCTACGTTTCAGAGCACACTGGTCAGCGGCAATCCTATTCTGCGATGGGCAGCGGGCGAAGCGGTCGGCAGAATGGCTCAAGTGATCTCCGATCCCAAGTTCACCGCGGAATTGGCGCAGACCAGTTTCGATCGTCTGAAATCGGCTCGCGACGTCGTCAGCAGAACCGGCCACTCGCTGGCGTTGGGCTGCCTTCATAAGTACGTCGGCGGAATGGGCTCGAGTCAACATCTTAACACCAGCGTCAGCATCTTACTTGCGCTCGCGCAGGATAATTCGTCTCCTGTAGTACAAGTAAGACATTATTGCGCTGTGATGCTATTGTTTACATTTGACCTtgggaaataataaaataaattttctttttctccagGTTTGGGCACTGCATGCTCTGTCTCTGATAGCTGACTCCGGCGGACCAATGTTCAGAGGATACGTGGAACCTACGCTGTCCTTAGCGCTGACTCTCCTTCTCAATGTTCCTCACTCTTACATCGATGTGCACCAGTGCATCGGGAAAGTTTTATCGGCGCTTATCACGACGATAGGACCAGAATTGCAAGGTAAACGCACAACATAGTTAATTATGTGCAAAGTAATTACGAGACAGTTGCTTTTGACAAAGATGATATATTGAACAATCGATTTCAGGCAATACGTCGACGATTTGTATGGCGCGGTCGTCATTTTTGTGCGCGTGTGCCATTATGCAAGATCATCAGGATCCGCTCGTTCAAGCCGAGGCAACCGGCTGTCTTCAGCAGTTACATCTCTTCGCACCCAGACACGTCAATTTATCTTCTCTCGTTCCTACATTATGCGTAAGACTTTCTCGGCaaacttttcaaaaactaTAGtttatcgtgaaatttttattgtatggttttttttcactttgcaGCGTACTTTGTCGAGCAATCACTTGCTTCTGCGTAAAGCTGCAATATCGTGCCTCCGGCAACTCGCTCAGCGCGAAGCGAAGGAGGTGTGCGAGCACGCGATGACGCTGGCGAATGAAAGCAGGGACACTAACGTGGTGGAGGGTCTCGTTATTACAGAGACCGGTCTTCCGGGCGTGCTGTTCAGTATGCTGGATACGGAAACCGATAGTAAACTAATCAAAGATATCCACGATACTTTGACGAGCATGCTTCAAATACTAGCGGACAACAATCTGTCGCAATGGTTGTCATTGTGTAAAGACGTCCTCACGATAGCTTCGGGTAAAACTTTTTCTCATACTATAAATTACTGTTGGAAAATTTGtctgataaaatgttttgttatGCAGAATCGAGCACAATCGAGGAGGGCAACGCGGCAAATGTGGAGGACAGCGCCGCCGATAATGAATCGGCGGACGCCGAAGGGGATGACGATCAGGCTGAGTTCCATGCCGACGAATCCACGAAGCAGCGGCCGTCCGTCACACCGCGATGGCCGACCAGAGTCTTCGCGGCGCAGTGCGTCAGGCGCATCGTCGCGGCCTGCGTAAATAATAAGCAGGCGCATTTTGATCTCGCCTTGGCCAAGGAGATGCAGCTGTCGAAGGGGAAAGGTGCGACTGACGCTGCTCCAGCATTGCTGCTTCTTTTAACTAGCAATAAACTTTTtgacttttaatatttatttttatcggatTTTTTTTAAGGAGATTTTCTGGTGCTGCATCTGTCGGACTTGGTGCGCATGGCGTTTATGGCTGCGACGAGCGATTGCGATCCATTGCGGCTCGAGGGTCTCAAAACTTTGCAAGAGATCATCGACAAATTCGCCAAAGTTCCCGAACCAGAGTTTCCCGGGCATCTGTTGCTTGAGCAGTTCCAGGCACAAGTGAGTTAATTTAATTCACTCAACGTTTTCTAAGGCCAGCGtttaatgttaattacattaaatatgaatatttaaaggtTGGAGCTGCTCTAAGACCGGCATTCTCCGCGGAAACACCGTCGCACGTCACAGCCGCGGCTTGCGAGGCTTGCAGCGCGTGGATCGGCAGCGGCGTCGCTAGGGACCTCAACGATCTACGAAGGGTGCATCAGCTGCTCGTGTCGTCTCTAGAGAAATTGAGGGAAGGTAATACTCGGCCACAGCTCTACAACGAGAGCTTGTCGACGCTGGAGAGATTGGCGATCCTAAAAGCGTGGGCAGAGGTATATTATCGCGCATTTaatatgtgcaataaaaatgtaatatttgagaaagtCACAAGAAAGAGGAGATTAAGTTTGATTTTATCTTGTTAACAGGTGTACGTAGTCGCAATGATAAGAGATGGATCCGCACTGAACAGCAAAGACACGGCTAATCGAAATGTGAATCAAGCCGACGAGGCTAATGAGGAGGATTTTGGGGAGTTTGAGTTTCAAAGCGAAAGTTTGCTGAGTCTCGTCCAGCCGGAGCTTTTGAGTCTGAGTCAACATTGGCTGTCTGCGTTGAGAGACCACGCGTTGCTTTCTTTGCCGCCAGGtaattgaagaaatataatgaaatgtgATAGcgcaaaaagaattaataaacaactgtgtgtcaaaattaatattctaagaaataatgaataaaattttcacttcAACAACATGTGTGCCATATTGCACATCgcaaattaagaaatttatagtGAATATATGtcgaaataaattgttacgcaagactttaatatttgttatagcTTTTTGttatgtattgtatttttttttgcattaatgaAAACTACGTTCTCGTGGGATTTTCGCAGAATTCTCCAGCCAGCTGCCGCACGACGGCGGTGCGTTTTACACGACAGACACCATGGAATCCGCGCGTCCTCACTACGTAGAATCGTGGGCGCCGATTCTCCACGCCGCGACTCTCTGGCTCAACGCGCGGGGATTTGAAATTGGAGACAGTAGCCAGGAGAGAGCGGCGGCGAATGCTACAAACAACAACAATcacagcaacaacaacaacaacaatgATGAAGCCGCAACTTCTACCACCAACACGAACATCGAACGTTTCCATTTGTTGTTCGGTGAATATGCAATATGtagaaattgttattatacaattatgatttgaagaaatacttacagtaattattatttgcaggTATATGCATGGAAGCTTTGTGCAGTCCTCGCTCTTCCGAATCGCCGCAGAATATAGAGACGTGTTTAAATGCTTTGTACACGCTACTCGATTCAACATGGGCGCGCAAAGTCTTCATCGCGGATCGTTCCTTGCCCATCGAGTTGTGCAATGTTCTGCATAGGTACGTATTTATGAGCGAGAATCTACAATCTATTTTTTGattgtgtaatattaatatcgaatATGTGCTTGTCTTTTAAAGATTGCTTTTAACGCGGGAGAGTTACGTCATTCAGATGATAGCGATGGAGGTGCTGAAGCAAGTGATGAAAGCAGCGCAAGAAGATCTTGTTGCGAGGAAAAAATTGAAGCTCAAAGGTGCGcgaacttaaaaattatttcttcgaCGTATTCGCACATAAACATAAatgcaatgtatttttttaataatagatgACGCATCGGCACACCAAGAGAGCAACGAAACGTCGGAGCTGGATCTGCTAGGCGAAGGAGAGGAAAGCGGCGAGCTCACGCCGGGCAAATCGTTAGTATTCGCTATCCTAGAAGTATGCTTGTGTCTTCTGGTGCGGCAGATACCGGCGTTGAATCCGAATCCCGGCAGTGCGACTGCCATTTTATCGCAGAAGGGATACGTACCGTCTGAGGAAAGCGGCAAGCTGATCGCGCTGTCTCTTAATATAATGGAATCTCTTCCCACTTTGTGCTCTCCGCAAGGTACTGTCAAAGTTATTAAGCATAGTTTAACTTAAAGCTTAGCATGAATTGAAATTTGTTAATCGTTAAAGTTAATTGgcgatttaatttatcttgtcTTCTTCGCTGCCTTCTAAAGGCGCGGTAGCGATTCTCCCGACGTTGCTGTATCTAGCAACGGGCGTGATACGGGAAACCGCGGTGCGTGCGGACAACGATACCAAACCGAGTTCGGAGGCGCCGGTCCATGCCGCGTTGCACTGCGTCAAGAGTCTTACGAATATCAAGTACGCTCGAGATCATAGGAGTCGCGAGCAATGGACAGGATTACTGCGCAGCGCACTTGCCAAAATCATCGATCTGGCCAAAACAGGTACGtcggttttattttttatcagtgAATATATAAGCGTCTTTTGTCTACaactttttattcataaaatatcagaaatcagaatgaaatattcttgtttcttattttagcaaaagttttaaaatgtgtatatatagtTAAAGCTTagtatatacattatttattttatttactttgcaGGAAATGATGAAACCAAGATGGATGAAGTAGCTATGATGCTGGGTATCGCGGTATTCGTGCTTCACGCATCGCCCGAAGTAGTGAGCGCTCCGAATCTTCAATTCCCGTGCATTAATCACTTCCGACATGCGTTCCAGTCTGAAAACCTGACGGTGAGTGAATGACGGACGAATGGAGCGTTATTCATGATTGCTAATTTCGAAgctaattgaaataattttgcatcagGTGAGGCTGAAATGCGTGCAAACgttaaaaacgatatttttgcATCCGGAGCGCAACATAAGTACTCCGTACATTCACGCGCTCGCGCCACGACTGGTGGAATACCTGTACAGCGACAGCAGCAAGCAGGTGACAAGCGACATGGAACTAACCTTCACATTAGAATGCATCAGCACGGTGGAAGCTCTCATAGGACTCGCCGATCTTCCTAACCGTAAGTTAACGCTGTAGAATTCACGAGAAACATTCGGTACAGAATTACGTCTCAACAATTAACCGatgaaatggaaaatattaatgcaaaatgtGTTAC
This DNA window, taken from Linepithema humile isolate Giens D197 chromosome 7, Lhum_UNIL_v1.0, whole genome shotgun sequence, encodes the following:
- the LOC105667618 gene encoding HEAT repeat-containing protein 5B isoform X3 codes for the protein MMELSHSLTLNEDALNQIPEAKRPVFIFEWLRFLDKVLVAAQKNDIKGCQQKLVEQLTRHMQGAPGPPTRRLIARCLATLFSVGDTFLLFDTVNKCNDILRNKDDSPSFLPTKLAAICCVGCMYEKLGRMMGRSYEETVQILIKSLRSAESQTRIEIMHTLEKVCAGMGSAITNVHKEIYKVSRHYLTDRVMAVRCAAAKCLLEMLNHAPFLYTTEIESVATLCFRAFEGSNYEVRCSVAKLLGTLVAMTQLPSPKIKNLIVSHNKGVKQTSLEEVLNILMSGFLRGGVGFLKGTGEIIKGSSSVNREVRVGVTHAYVVFVQMLGGTWLERNVGTLIAHVLDLVTNPKAASSHVEAVYSRKCVNFILRGTVGKLLGEGAQAAACKEIAHIILKQMNSIDFSPENAKDCNQETLFSQHLLVCALQEMGSLILGLGTTATNLLSDQSLSLIDTIMAVLVHPCQAARLAASWCLRCICVAVPSQITPLIDRCVDGIENMRSSPEAIAGYSSALAAVLGSVRLSPLGVPHTKGKIIFNTAEELLRSASQNSRLSLNRTHAGWLLIGAIMTLGTAVVKGLLPRMLLLWRNSFPRSTKELESEKARGDAFTWQVTLEGRAGALSAMYSFLLHCPELLNDDITRRLLTPVESALAMLTSLSPVLKNYGQQLKAPAAMVRLRLYETLLLLPPQTFEGSYTYLLRMLVSEFTLTDNPGNTTTSLLRVVCHANDSVILGTWLQETDHRTIEDQLQPNSAAGSGALEHNTCCLYRPISNIEIIPGPLPLGVAVIDLSVMLFGQIFPRVANKHRLQMLDHFSECIKHTKSGRQEAIQMNVFTAVLSGLKGLNEAKMGFGQEDVKKSATNLIISTLVSGNPILRWAAGEAVGRMAQVISDPKFTAELAQTSFDRLKSARDVVSRTGHSLALGCLHKYVGGMGSSQHLNTSVSILLALAQDNSSPVVQVWALHALSLIADSGGPMFRGYVEPTLSLALTLLLNVPHSYIDVHQCIGKVLSALITTIGPELQGNTSTICMARSSFLCACAIMQDHQDPLVQAEATGCLQQLHLFAPRHVNLSSLVPTLCRTLSSNHLLLRKAAISCLRQLAQREAKEVCEHAMTLANESRDTNVVEGLVITETGLPGVLFSMLDTETDSKLIKDIHDTLTSMLQILADNNLSQWLSLCKDVLTIASESSTIEEGNAANVEDSAADNESADAEGDDDQAEFHADESTKQRPSVTPRWPTRVFAAQCVRRIVAACVNNKQAHFDLALAKEMQLSKGKGDFLVLHLSDLVRMAFMAATSDCDPLRLEGLKTLQEIIDKFAKVPEPEFPGHLLLEQFQAQVGAALRPAFSAETPSHVTAAACEACSAWIGSGVARDLNDLRRVHQLLVSSLEKLREGNTRPQLYNESLSTLERLAILKAWAEVYVVAMIRDGSALNSKDTANRNVNQADEANEEDFGEFEFQSESLLSLVQPELLSLSQHWLSALRDHALLSLPPEFSSQLPHDGGAFYTTDTMESARPHYVESWAPILHAATLWLNARGFEIGDSSQERAAANATNNNNHSNNNNNNDEAATSTTNTNIERFHLLFGICMEALCSPRSSESPQNIETCLNALYTLLDSTWARKVFIADRSLPIELCNVLHRLLLTRESYVIQMIAMEVLKQVMKAAQEDLVARKKLKLKDDASAHQESNETSELDLLGEGEESGELTPGKSLVFAILEVCLCLLVRQIPALNPNPGSATAILSQKGYVPSEESGKLIALSLNIMESLPTLCSPQGAVAILPTLLYLATGVIRETAVRADNDTKPSSEAPVHAALHCVKSLTNIKYARDHRSREQWTGLLRSALAKIIDLAKTGNDETKMDEVAMMLGIAVFVLHASPEVVSAPNLQFPCINHFRHAFQSENLTVRLKCVQTLKTIFLHPERNISTPYIHALAPRLVEYLYSDSSKQVTSDMELTFTLECISTVEALIGLADLPNRDLLQGIQMLTLLVPILINYLLEEDELQRATKYQANLHQQSFQWLNKIGPKYPQEFKTLMSQTAELKTKLENAVRSSHQQAQRHTRSDSVKPQIKISAPSIKLKTDFSNFN